A region of Eschrichtius robustus isolate mEscRob2 chromosome 19, mEscRob2.pri, whole genome shotgun sequence DNA encodes the following proteins:
- the TUBB3 gene encoding tubulin beta-3 chain isoform X1 gives MDSVRSGAFGHLFRPDNFIFGQSGAGNNWAKGHYTEGAELVDSVLDVVRKECENCDCLQGFQLTHSLGGGTGSGMGTLLISKVREEYPDRIMNTFSVVPSPKVSDTVVEPYNATLSIHQLVENTDETYCIDNEALYDICFRTLKLATPTYGDLNHLVSATMSGVTTSLRFPGQLNADLRKLAVNMVPFPRLHFFMPGFAPLTARGSQQYRALTVPELTQQMFDAKNMMAACDPRHGRYLTVATVFRGRMSMKEVDEQMLAIQSKNSSYFVEWIPNNVKVAVCDIPPRGLKMSSTFIGNSTAIQELFKRISEQFTAMFRRKAFLHWYTGEGMDEMEFTEAESNMNDLVSEYQQYQDATAEEEGEIYEDDEEESEAQGPK, from the exons ATGGACAGCGTCCGGTCTGGGGCCTTCGGGCACCTCTTCAGGCCTGACAACTTCATCTTCG GTCAGAGCGGGGCCGGCAACAACTGGGCCAAGGGCCACTACACGGAGGGTGCCGAGCTGGTGGACTCGGTCCTGGATGTGGTGCGGAAGGAGTGTGAGAATTGCGACTGCCTGCAGGGCTTCCAGCTGACCCACTCGCTGGGGGGCGGCACGGGCTCGGGCATGGGCACGCTGCTCATCAGCAAGGTCCGCGAGGAGTACCCCGACCGCATCATGAACACCTTCAGCGTGGTGCCCTCGCCCAAGGTGTCGGACACGGTGGTGGAGCCCTACAACGCCACGCTGTCCATCCACCAGCTGGTGGAGAACACGGACGAGACGTACTGCATCGACAACGAGGCGCTGTACGACATCTGCTTCCGCACCCTCAAGCTGGCCACGCCCACCTACGGGGACCTCAACCACCTGGTGTCGGCCACCATGAGCGGGGTCACCACCTCCCTGCGCTTCCCCGGCCAGCTCAACGCCGACCTGCGCAAGCTGGCCGTGAACATGGTGCCCTTCCCGCGCCTGCACTTCTTCATGCCCGGCTTCGCCCCGCTCACCGCCCGCGGCAGCCAGCAGTACCGCGCGCTGACGGTGCCCGAGCTCACGCAGCAGATGTTTGATGCCAAGAACATGATGGCGGCCTGCGACCCCCGCCACGGGCGCTACCTGACCGTGGCCACCGTCTTCCGGGGGCGCATGTCCATGAAGGAGGTGGACGAGCAGATGCTGGCCATCCAGAGCAAGAACAGCAGCTACTTTGTGGAGTGGATCCCCAACAACGTGAAGGTGGCCGTGTGCGACATCCCGCCCCGCGGGCTCAAGATGTCCTCCACTTTCATCGGCAACAGCACGGCCATCCAGGAGCTGTTCAAGCGCATCTCGGAGCAGTTCACGGCCATGTTCCGCCGCAAGGCCTTCCTGCACTGGTACACGGGCGAGGGCATGGACGAGATGGAGTTCACCGAGGCCGAGAGCAACATGAACGACCTGGTGTCCGAGTACCAGCAGTACCAGGACGCCACGgccgaggaggagggggagatatATGAAGATGATGAGGAGGAATCCGAGGCCCAGGGCCCCAAGTGA
- the TUBB3 gene encoding tubulin beta-3 chain isoform X2 — translation MPVLGPQRQLLGSLNSTSPATPRLGLATNQTGPQCLEVSVPEGLFLSLGLVSLVENVLVVAAIIKNRNLHSPMYYFICCLAVSDLLVSVSNVLETAVMLLLEAGAVAPRAAVVQQLDDVIDVLICSSMVSSLCFLGAIAVDRYISIFYALRYHSLVTLPRAWRAIAAIWVASVLASTLFIAYYNHAAVLLCLVSFFVAMLALMAVLYVHMLAWACQHARGIARLHKRQHSTQQGFGLKGAATLTILLGTFFLFWGPFFLHLSLIVLCPQHPTCGCVFKNFNLFLTLIICNAIVDPLIYAFRSQELRKTLQEVLQGSWADPPQPAPAPARPPASRSRPPHAPSMREIVHIQAGQCGNQIGAKFWEVISDEHGIDPSGNYVGDSDLQLERISVYYNEASSHKYVPRAILVDLEPGTMDSVRSGAFGHLFRPDNFIFGQSGAGNNWAKGHYTEGAELVDSVLDVVRKECENCDCLQGFQLTHSLGGGTGSGMGTLLISKVREEYPDRIMNTFSVVPSPKVSDTVVEPYNATLSIHQLVENTDETYCIDNEALYDICFRTLKLATPTYGDLNHLVSATMSGVTTSLRFPGQLNADLRKLAVNMVPFPRLHFFMPGFAPLTARGSQQYRALTVPELTQQMFDAKNMMAACDPRHGRYLTVATVFRGRMSMKEVDEQMLAIQSKNSSYFVEWIPNNVKVAVCDIPPRGLKMSSTFIGNSTAIQELFKRISEQFTAMFRRKAFLHWYTGEGMDEMEFTEAESNMNDLVSEYQQYQDATAEEEGEIYEDDEEESEAQGPK, via the exons ATGCCAGTGCTCGGCCCCCAGAGGCAGCTGCTGGGTTCCCTCAACTCCACGTCtccagccaccccccgcctcggGCTGGCCACCAACCAGACGGGGCCCCAGTGCCTGGAGGTGTCCGTTCCCGAAGGGCTGTTCCTCAGCTTGGGGCTGGTGAGTCTCGTGGAGAACGTGCTGGTGGTGGCCGCCATCATCAAGAACCGCAACCTGCACTCGCCCATGTACTACTTCATCTGCTGCCTGGCCGTGTCCGACCTGCTTGTGAGCGTCAGCAACGTGCTGGAGACGGCCGTCATGCTGCTGCTGGAGGCCGGCGCCGTGGCCCCTCGGGCTGCCGTGGTGCAGCAGCTGGACGACGTCATTGATGTGCTCATCTGCAGCTCCATGGTGTCCAGCCTCTGCTTCCTGGGCGCCATCGCCGTGGACCGCTACATCTCCATCTTCTACGCCCTGCGGTACCACAGCCTCGTGACGCTGCCCAGGGCGTGGCGGGCCATCGCGGCCATCTGGGTGGCCAGCGTCCTCGCCAGCACCCTCTTCATCGCCTACTACAACCACGCGGCAGTCCTGCTGTGTCTCGTAAGTTTCTTTGTAGCCATGCTGGCGCTCATGGCGGTGCTGTACGTCCACATGCTGGCCTGGGCATGCCAGCACGCCCGGGGCATTGCCCGGCTCCACAAGAGGCAGCACTCCACCCAGCAGGGCTTCGGCCTCAAGGGCGCGGCCACCCTCACCATCCTGCTGGGcaccttcttcctcttctggggCCCCTTCTTCCTCCACCTCTCGCTCATCGTCCTCTGCCCTCAACACCCCACCTGTGGCTGCGTCTTCAAGAACTTCAACCTCTTCCTCACCCTCATCATCTGCAACGCCATCGTGGACCCTCTCATCTACGCCTTCCGCAGCCAGGAGCTCCGGAAGACGCTCCAAGAGGTGCTGCAGGGCTCCTG GGCGG ATCCTCCGCAGCCAGCCCCGGCCCCAGCGCGTCCGCCTGCGTCCCGCAGCCGCCCGCCACACGCACCGAGCATGAGGGAGATCGTGCACATCCAGGCCGGCCAGTGCGGCAACCAGATCGGGGCCAAG TTCTGGGAGGTCATCAGCGACGAGCACGGGATAGACCCCAGTGGCAATTATGTAGGGGATTCGGACCTGCAGCTGGAGCGCATCAGCGTCTACTACAACGAGGCCTCTT CTCACAAGTATGTGCCTCGGGCCATCCTGGTGGACCTGGAGCCTGGAACCATGGACAGCGTCCGGTCTGGGGCCTTCGGGCACCTCTTCAGGCCTGACAACTTCATCTTCG GTCAGAGCGGGGCCGGCAACAACTGGGCCAAGGGCCACTACACGGAGGGTGCCGAGCTGGTGGACTCGGTCCTGGATGTGGTGCGGAAGGAGTGTGAGAATTGCGACTGCCTGCAGGGCTTCCAGCTGACCCACTCGCTGGGGGGCGGCACGGGCTCGGGCATGGGCACGCTGCTCATCAGCAAGGTCCGCGAGGAGTACCCCGACCGCATCATGAACACCTTCAGCGTGGTGCCCTCGCCCAAGGTGTCGGACACGGTGGTGGAGCCCTACAACGCCACGCTGTCCATCCACCAGCTGGTGGAGAACACGGACGAGACGTACTGCATCGACAACGAGGCGCTGTACGACATCTGCTTCCGCACCCTCAAGCTGGCCACGCCCACCTACGGGGACCTCAACCACCTGGTGTCGGCCACCATGAGCGGGGTCACCACCTCCCTGCGCTTCCCCGGCCAGCTCAACGCCGACCTGCGCAAGCTGGCCGTGAACATGGTGCCCTTCCCGCGCCTGCACTTCTTCATGCCCGGCTTCGCCCCGCTCACCGCCCGCGGCAGCCAGCAGTACCGCGCGCTGACGGTGCCCGAGCTCACGCAGCAGATGTTTGATGCCAAGAACATGATGGCGGCCTGCGACCCCCGCCACGGGCGCTACCTGACCGTGGCCACCGTCTTCCGGGGGCGCATGTCCATGAAGGAGGTGGACGAGCAGATGCTGGCCATCCAGAGCAAGAACAGCAGCTACTTTGTGGAGTGGATCCCCAACAACGTGAAGGTGGCCGTGTGCGACATCCCGCCCCGCGGGCTCAAGATGTCCTCCACTTTCATCGGCAACAGCACGGCCATCCAGGAGCTGTTCAAGCGCATCTCGGAGCAGTTCACGGCCATGTTCCGCCGCAAGGCCTTCCTGCACTGGTACACGGGCGAGGGCATGGACGAGATGGAGTTCACCGAGGCCGAGAGCAACATGAACGACCTGGTGTCCGAGTACCAGCAGTACCAGGACGCCACGgccgaggaggagggggagatatATGAAGATGATGAGGAGGAATCCGAGGCCCAGGGCCCCAAGTGA